A single Lancefieldella parvula DSM 20469 DNA region contains:
- a CDS encoding ABC transporter ATP-binding protein — MSVKYLLKNASKRNVIIFVLVQIMSSCVVAGVAFLLSALLNTVSEVIISGDIALLLKFIGLCCIYAIATGILLMLQGYVRARLVRDTVIKMRNSAVKAYLRRNDIVDMNENSAEFLSLLSQNMDTIEKDWLGGLLDAFSSCCEITIASLLLLYINPIVAVISILVMAIPTIIPGMFTKQLTHCQEEIVKNTVSYNGQIRDISLGIDVIRSFHKESNFTNRHLMVAQQLEGKKAHLSEVTALISGLVTAISVSSQFIIMGITGIFAVQGFVSLGSVVAVTQLSGQVITPASTFASLLGKVKAAYPVLKVVIRDDEETSFDNEARHYDVEREIELKNVTYKYPDSISGVSKISARFKTGRKYAIIGKSGSGKSTLLKLISGQIEPQDGDILIDGSRDISCDPAMIHQNVYLFDDTLKNNITLGSSYSNEQIDEAIKKSGLSEVVAALPKGLDTPVEENGKRFSGGERQRIAIARALLYGKKLLLVDEATSALDTRMATEVENNLLGLSGVTMIEVTHHLNVAQQSKFDAVFEMTPSGLLEIKQ, encoded by the coding sequence ATGAGCGTAAAGTATCTTTTAAAGAATGCCAGTAAACGAAACGTGATCATTTTTGTATTAGTACAAATTATGAGTTCTTGCGTCGTTGCCGGTGTGGCTTTTTTACTGAGTGCACTTCTCAATACGGTTTCTGAAGTCATTATTTCAGGAGATATTGCTCTGTTACTTAAATTTATAGGTTTGTGCTGTATATATGCTATAGCAACTGGCATCCTTCTTATGCTACAGGGATATGTGCGCGCCCGCCTGGTTCGCGACACCGTAATTAAGATGAGAAATTCTGCCGTGAAGGCTTATTTGCGCAGAAATGATATTGTAGACATGAATGAGAACAGTGCTGAGTTTCTTTCTCTTTTAAGTCAGAATATGGATACCATTGAAAAAGATTGGCTTGGCGGACTGCTTGATGCATTTTCTTCATGCTGCGAAATTACTATTGCGAGTCTCTTACTTTTGTATATAAATCCAATAGTGGCAGTAATTTCGATACTTGTGATGGCAATTCCAACAATCATTCCCGGAATGTTTACAAAACAACTTACACATTGCCAAGAGGAGATCGTAAAAAATACGGTTTCGTATAACGGGCAGATTCGTGACATATCGCTTGGAATTGATGTTATTAGGTCATTTCATAAAGAAAGCAATTTTACAAACCGACACTTGATGGTTGCGCAGCAGTTGGAAGGTAAGAAGGCACATTTATCTGAAGTTACGGCTCTTATATCTGGGCTTGTTACAGCAATCTCGGTTTCATCTCAATTTATTATTATGGGCATAACAGGTATTTTTGCGGTGCAAGGATTTGTTTCTCTTGGTAGTGTTGTGGCTGTAACACAGCTGTCAGGTCAGGTAATTACGCCCGCTTCAACATTTGCTTCATTGCTTGGAAAAGTCAAGGCTGCCTACCCGGTTTTAAAGGTGGTTATACGCGACGATGAAGAAACTTCGTTCGACAACGAGGCACGGCACTATGACGTAGAGCGTGAAATTGAGCTAAAAAATGTTACTTATAAATACCCTGATTCAATTTCCGGAGTGTCTAAGATATCTGCGCGTTTTAAGACCGGGAGGAAGTATGCGATTATTGGAAAAAGCGGGAGTGGAAAGAGTACGCTTTTAAAACTGATTTCAGGCCAGATAGAACCTCAGGACGGAGACATTCTGATTGACGGTTCAAGAGATATTTCATGTGATCCGGCAATGATTCACCAGAATGTGTATTTGTTTGACGATACGCTAAAAAATAACATTACGCTGGGAAGTTCGTATTCGAATGAGCAAATCGATGAAGCTATTAAAAAGTCTGGCCTCTCAGAGGTAGTTGCGGCTCTTCCAAAAGGACTTGACACTCCAGTGGAAGAGAACGGAAAGCGCTTCTCAGGAGGTGAAAGACAGAGGATTGCTATTGCGCGAGCCTTACTGTATGGAAAGAAGTTACTGCTTGTTGATGAAGCTACGTCTGCATTGGACACACGCATGGCTACTGAGGTCGAGAATAACCTG
- a CDS encoding helix-turn-helix domain-containing protein — MKGNSLGETIYSLRHSKGLTQEQLAEGICSPVSLSRIENGRQMPSKVILDALLSRLGASTYQLCDVFYQSDCQRSFNEITRRASLLIETGKIQQGLSLLESLDKNDASHALERQSVLLIQAAAQLKQNKDPEDSYVKLYEALELTKPHIDLSDFRHELLSPIEAEIIGLMVVALQQKEARIKAIRVGEELARNLSDQQSSSNDFMVVRINLEVNISSCLDLEGRFEEAAQHAYLARDLSIESHEQILLPVIFYLIGRSEFRSGNIEKARSIMQTIIPYMELIGQHDNAEMVRAFVEENLSA, encoded by the coding sequence TTGAAAGGGAATTCTTTAGGAGAGACCATTTATTCTCTTCGTCATAGTAAGGGATTGACGCAGGAGCAGCTTGCAGAGGGTATCTGTTCTCCGGTTTCTCTTTCAAGAATTGAAAATGGCCGCCAGATGCCCTCCAAGGTAATTCTCGACGCATTGTTAAGCAGACTTGGAGCGAGTACCTATCAGCTTTGTGATGTTTTTTATCAAAGTGATTGCCAGCGTAGCTTTAATGAGATTACAAGACGAGCAAGTCTGCTTATAGAAACAGGTAAAATCCAACAAGGCCTATCCTTGCTGGAGAGCTTGGATAAAAATGATGCATCTCATGCATTGGAGCGACAGTCAGTTTTGCTTATACAGGCAGCCGCACAACTTAAGCAGAATAAAGATCCCGAAGATTCATATGTCAAATTATATGAGGCTTTGGAGCTTACAAAGCCTCATATTGACCTATCTGATTTTCGACATGAACTTTTATCTCCTATTGAAGCTGAAATAATTGGTTTGATGGTTGTAGCGCTTCAACAAAAGGAAGCCCGTATTAAGGCTATTCGAGTGGGAGAAGAACTTGCAAGAAACCTTTCTGATCAACAATCGAGCAGCAATGACTTTATGGTTGTCCGTATCAACCTTGAGGTTAATATATCTTCCTGTTTAGACCTTGAGGGAAGGTTTGAAGAAGCTGCTCAGCATGCGTATCTGGCAAGAGATTTGAGTATTGAAAGTCATGAACAGATACTTTTACCGGTGATTTTTTATTTGATTGGTCGATCTGAATTTCGTAGTGGAAATATTGAGAAGGCACGTTCAATAATGCAGACGATTATTCCGTATATGGAACTTATCGGCCAACATGATAATGCGGAAATGGTACGCGCTTTTGTTGAAGAGAATCTAAGCGCTTAA